The DNA window CGTCCTCAAGGGCTGGGCCGAAAGCCGTTTCGGTCTGGCTCCGACCTTTCATCACGAACTGATCGATGATGTCCATTCCGAAGCCTATCATCATTATCTCAAAGAGCGGATGCAGGGCAAGTCACGGACCAACGCGATCTACCAGCAGTTTGATCTTCTTTACGAATATGCCCAGTACGAAATGGGGTTGAAACAGCCGGTGACGTCGATAGAGAGGCTCTATCGCGGGATCAACGATTTCAACGAACAGCGCATCCTCAAGGAAATCGGCAAAAACCATCACCTGGTGCGCCTCAATAATCTGGTCTCCTTCACGACCGATTTCGAGCGGGCCTGGGAATTCGGCAGCCGGGTGATGCAGGCCGAGGTTCCGGTTGCCAAAGTGGTCTTCCGATCCGATCTTCTGCCGAATGCCCTGCTCAAGGGAGAAGAAGAAGTTATCGTTATCGGTGGTGAATATGAAGTCAAGGTGCTGATCGGTGGCTAGGGACTGTCGCCGAACGGTGGCTGCCCCTTTTGGGAATGGGGAATAAATGCAGACCAGGCCAGAAAAAACTGAAATTATAGACCGCGGCCGGGCCGCGTTCCTCGGCCTGGCCCTGGGTGATGCCCTTGGCGCCACTACCGAATTCATGACTCCGCGAGAGATCCAGGCCAAATACAAGGTCCACCGCAAAATCATCGGTGGCGGCTGGCTCAATATCAAGGCCGGAAGGGTTACTGACGATACCGAAATGTCGCTTGCCATCGCGCGTAGTCTGACGTTTTGCGAAGAATGGAACCTTGAAGATATCGCCCGCAATTTTGTCAACTGGATGCGCAGCAAGCCGATTGATATCGGTTCGACCGTGCGCAAGGGAATCCGTAATTACATGCGCAGCGGCGAACTGTCGGTTGCGCCGAACGACTGGGACGCCGGCAACGGTGCGGCCATGCGGATGGCTCCGGTTGCGCTGTTCACTCTCGGTGATGAAGAATTGCTGAGTCGCTGCAGTCGCGAGCAGGCCCGCTTGACCCACCATCATCAATACTCGGATGCCGCCTGCCTCTGTATCGGCAGGATGATTCATGCCGCTTTGCTCGGCGCTGATCGTTTCCGCCTGCATGAACTGACCCGGGAACTGGCGGCGACGCATCCGAAGTTCAAGTTCAATCATTACGACGGACAGGCGAGCGGCTATATCGTTGAGACCATGCGCACAGTTTTTCATTTCCTGTTTACGACAGCATCGTTTGAGGAGTGTCTCATCGGCATTGTCAATCAGGGGGGTGATGCCGATACGACCGGCGCGATCGGCGGCATGATCGCCGGCGCCTTTTATGGCATCGAGGCGTTGCCGCATCGTTGGCTGCGCAAGCTTGATTTCGATACCCGGATTGCAATTGAGGACCAGGCAGTTCGATTGTTGCGGCTTTCGCCAATGTTCAGAAAATGAATAAACCCGATTGCCAAGAACCGGTCAGGCCGTTGCACAAAGCTTTTCAATCGTTGTGCAAAGCTGGCCCGGTTCCTGCTAAATAATAACTAGATTCTTTGTGGTGACAACGCTGTCGCCTTCACCGCGCAACGAAGCCCGGACGCAAACCGTTCGGGCCTTTCTGTTCAAGGAGAGATGACATGGTTGAACATAACGGATTTTTGACCTTGCCGAAAACGGCACAACTATTGAGAACTACAGAGATTAATGTCCTGATGCATGTC is part of the Desulfuromonas sp. genome and encodes:
- a CDS encoding N-acyl homoserine lactonase codes for the protein VLKGWAESRFGLAPTFHHELIDDVHSEAYHHYLKERMQGKSRTNAIYQQFDLLYEYAQYEMGLKQPVTSIERLYRGINDFNEQRILKEIGKNHHLVRLNNLVSFTTDFERAWEFGSRVMQAEVPVAKVVFRSDLLPNALLKGEEEVIVIGGEYEVKVLIGG
- the draG gene encoding ADP-ribosyl-[dinitrogen reductase] hydrolase, producing the protein MQTRPEKTEIIDRGRAAFLGLALGDALGATTEFMTPREIQAKYKVHRKIIGGGWLNIKAGRVTDDTEMSLAIARSLTFCEEWNLEDIARNFVNWMRSKPIDIGSTVRKGIRNYMRSGELSVAPNDWDAGNGAAMRMAPVALFTLGDEELLSRCSREQARLTHHHQYSDAACLCIGRMIHAALLGADRFRLHELTRELAATHPKFKFNHYDGQASGYIVETMRTVFHFLFTTASFEECLIGIVNQGGDADTTGAIGGMIAGAFYGIEALPHRWLRKLDFDTRIAIEDQAVRLLRLSPMFRK